The Ignavibacteriales bacterium sequence CATCTGGTGAAAACCGTCGAGCATAGCGCGAAAATTTTCGGGACCAATGGCAATCATAGTTGAAAGTCCAATCGCTGAATCCATTGAGTAGCGCCCGCCGACCCAATCCCAAAACTCGAACATATTTGCTGTATCGATGCCGAACTTTGCTACTTCATTGGCGTTGGTTGAGACCGCTACAAAATGCTTGGCAACGGCTGAGTGATGTTTCAAGCTTTTGAGCGCCCAGTCGCGGGCAGTGTGCGCATTGGTCATGGTTTCAAGCGTTGTAAATGTTTTCGAAGAGATGATGAACAACGTTTCCTCGGCGTCGATGTCACGCGTGGCTTCGGCGAAATCGGTACCGTCAATGTTAGAAACAAATCGAAAGGTTAGATCACGTTGGCTGTAATGCCGCAATGCTTCGTACGCCATCACCGGTCCCAGGTCAGACCCTCCTATACCGATATTAATGATATTGCGGATCGGCTTGCCGGTGTGACCCTTCCACTCACCGCTACGTATTCGGATGGAAAAGTTGGCCATCTTTTCGAGCACGGTATGAACTTTAGGCACAACGTCTTCACCGTCCATGATAATGGATTGCTCTTTAGGAGTGCGAAGGGCTACATGTAGAACTGCTCTCTGCTCTGTGACGTTGATCTTCTCACCCAGGAACATGGCATCGATGCGAGTCCGCAAACCGGACTCCTCCGCCAATTGTAAAAGAAGTTTTAATGTCTCTTCAGTTATACGATGCTTTGAATAGTCAAAGTAGATGCCGACTGCCTCAGCCGTCATTCTCTCCCCGCGCATTGGATTATCTTCGAAGAGTTTCCGGAGATGTAATTCCCGGACTTCCGTATAATGGTTTTCGAGTGCCTGCCATGAAGCAAGTTTAGCGAGTTGTGGGATGCTTATTTTCATTCTAATTCCTTTCAATTGTGGTATTGTATTCTCCACGTCGCGCAGCGTGATTGCACATAGCTCTATGATATAGAGCTTGTTGTGCAACTAATACGTTGGACTCTTCGCCATGCCAAATCTCTAATGCCGGTTGCTGTATGGCTCGGGAAAAAGAAAACGTCAATGCCCAGGGCAGTCGTGATCTGAATCTAACATTCATCGCATTCAAACGTGCCGATGCAAGTTCAGAAGGTTGACCGCCGGACAAAAACGCAATACCGGGAACACAAGCGGGAACAACACGCAAGAGACAATGCACTGTTGCATCAGCAACTTCGTCCATCGTTTCCTGCTTAGGGCAATTCAATCCTGGAAGCACCATATTAGGTTTCAGTATTATACCTTCCAGCATAACTCGTTGTGTATAAAGCTGGTTGAAAACTGTTCGTAGAACTTTCTCTGTTACGTCGTTGCAACGTTCCAGAGTATGATCGCCATCCATTAGCACTTCCGGTTCTACGACAGGAACGAGTCCGGCTTCTTGACACAATGCTGCATAGCGTGCCAATGCATGCGCGTTTGCTTCAATGCATCCTTGACTGGGAATTTTATCATCCACTGCAATTACTGCGCGCCACTTGGCAAAACGTGCGCCAAATTGAAAATATTCCTTTAGTCTTTCGCGCAATCCGTCCAGACCTTCTGTGATTTTCTCACCTGTATGATTCGCTAAATCTATTGCACCTGTGTCTACCTTGATACCCGGAATGATACCAGCGTCAATTATAACTTTGACAAACATAGTACCGTCTTTTTTGGATTGATGGATGGTCTCATCGTAGAGAATCGCTCCACTAATAAATTCACCTAGACCGGGTGTAGTCATAATCAATTCACGGTAGGAACGGCGGGCTTCTTCTGTTTGTGGAATTCCCAATTTGGCAAATCGTTTGTTGCATGTTGGATTACTTTCATCCATCGCCAGCAGACCCTTGTCATTAGCGACCAGCATTTTTGCGGTATCTATAATCTGTTGTGAATTCATCTCTGTTAACTCCATAATTATATCAATTAATAATTAATCAGTCATTTGCACTTTTAACACATAACCACCAATGTCTTTAACAAGCCAATGCAAATCATTTATCCATTGCGATTACTTCTCCTCCGGAAATTCTATTTCAGGTGCTGGTTGTTTAGAATCGTGACTTCTTTTATCTTTTTGGCGTCCTAGAATGCTTTCAATCATATTTATTAATTTATTAATAGCATTGTCGAGGGCTTCGTTTAATGTGTCCGAATGGTCTGTGACAACAATTGGCTGACGTCCTTCGAGACGTGCCTCAATCATGCAGCGTTTATCGTTCTTACCTTTCTTGGCACCATCTTCATCTTTCATGTGGACTTCAACACTAGTAATGTGATCGCTAATCCGGCTTAATGAATTTTCAATTATGCTTCTGAACTTGGCAATTAATGTCTCATTACTTTGGATATTATGGCCTGTATTTATTTGGATATTCATATTTTTCTCCTTTTGTTATTGTTATTATTCCATTTCCAATTTCTAATTTCCGGCATATCCTGCCCATATTTGTTTATA is a genomic window containing:
- the pgi gene encoding glucose-6-phosphate isomerase is translated as MKISIPQLAKLASWQALENHYTEVRELHLRKLFEDNPMRGERMTAEAVGIYFDYSKHRITEETLKLLLQLAEESGLRTRIDAMFLGEKINVTEQRAVLHVALRTPKEQSIIMDGEDVVPKVHTVLEKMANFSIRIRSGEWKGHTGKPIRNIINIGIGGSDLGPVMAYEALRHYSQRDLTFRFVSNIDGTDFAEATRDIDAEETLFIISSKTFTTLETMTNAHTARDWALKSLKHHSAVAKHFVAVSTNANEVAKFGIDTANMFEFWDWVGGRYSMDSAIGLSTMIAIGPENFRAMLDGFHQMDEHFRTAPFERNLPVLMGLLGIWYNNFFNTQTIAVLPYEQYLKRFPAYLQQLTLESNGKHVTLDGAEVTYQTGPIYWGEPGTNGQHSFYQLIHQGTKLIPCDFIAFLQPLNPIGRHHDLLLANVFAQAEALAFGKTPQEVIADGTPAWLAPHKTFEGNRPSSIILMNRLTPESLGKLIALYEHSVFTQGAIWGIDSFDQWGVELGKALAGRIIPELETLTKHQLKHDSSTNTLIRRYLKSKELLHGQ
- a CDS encoding fructose-bisphosphate aldolase class I translates to MNSQQIIDTAKMLVANDKGLLAMDESNPTCNKRFAKLGIPQTEEARRSYRELIMTTPGLGEFISGAILYDETIHQSKKDGTMFVKVIIDAGIIPGIKVDTGAIDLANHTGEKITEGLDGLRERLKEYFQFGARFAKWRAVIAVDDKIPSQGCIEANAHALARYAALCQEAGLVPVVEPEVLMDGDHTLERCNDVTEKVLRTVFNQLYTQRVMLEGIILKPNMVLPGLNCPKQETMDEVADATVHCLLRVVPACVPGIAFLSGGQPSELASARLNAMNVRFRSRLPWALTFSFSRAIQQPALEIWHGEESNVLVAQQALYHRAMCNHAARRGEYNTTIERN
- a CDS encoding HPF/RaiA family ribosome-associated protein, with amino-acid sequence MNIQINTGHNIQSNETLIAKFRSIIENSLSRISDHITSVEVHMKDEDGAKKGKNDKRCMIEARLEGRQPIVVTDHSDTLNEALDNAINKLINMIESILGRQKDKRSHDSKQPAPEIEFPEEK